Proteins encoded within one genomic window of Rossellomorea vietnamensis:
- a CDS encoding pseudouridine-5'-phosphate glycosidase, with protein sequence MAIVALESTIISHGMPYPQNVKTAREVEDIIRSKGAVPATIAILNGRIKIGLSQEELEYLGQATDVIKASRRDIPYILATGKDGATTVAATMICAELADIPVFVTGGIGGVHRNAEVTMDISADLEELAVTNVAVVCAGAKSILDIDLTLEYLETKGVPVLGYRTDSLPAFYTRSSPYSVNYKVETAEETAGILKAKWELGLKGGVVVANPIPEADAMDEQEMDHIIETALKEADSEGIKGKEATPFLLGKVKELTDGRSLTANIALVKHNAQIGAEIAVRYAELVRIEAI encoded by the coding sequence ATGGCGATCGTCGCATTGGAATCAACGATTATCTCTCACGGTATGCCATATCCACAAAACGTGAAGACGGCAAGGGAAGTTGAAGACATCATTCGATCAAAAGGGGCGGTACCGGCAACGATCGCGATTTTGAATGGAAGGATTAAAATCGGATTATCCCAGGAAGAGCTTGAATATTTAGGGCAGGCAACAGACGTGATCAAGGCGAGCCGTCGTGATATCCCTTATATCCTCGCAACCGGTAAAGACGGGGCCACGACGGTAGCGGCAACGATGATTTGTGCAGAGCTTGCGGATATCCCGGTATTTGTGACAGGTGGGATCGGAGGGGTGCACAGGAACGCGGAAGTGACGATGGATATTTCTGCGGATCTTGAGGAACTCGCCGTAACGAATGTGGCTGTCGTCTGTGCCGGGGCCAAGTCCATATTGGATATCGACCTGACCCTCGAATACCTGGAAACAAAGGGAGTACCCGTTTTAGGATACAGGACCGACTCATTGCCGGCGTTTTATACAAGAAGCAGCCCTTATTCCGTGAACTATAAGGTGGAAACAGCAGAGGAGACTGCAGGCATATTGAAAGCGAAATGGGAACTTGGCCTGAAGGGCGGAGTGGTTGTAGCCAATCCAATTCCGGAAGCGGATGCCATGGACGAGCAGGAGATGGATCATATCATTGAAACAGCGTTAAAAGAAGCGGATTCAGAAGGAATCAAAGGCAAGGAAGCCACTCCCTTCCTGCTTGGGAAAGTGAAGGAGTTGACGGATGGCAGGAGCCTGACGGCGAATATCGCCCTCGTGAAGCATAATGCTCAAATCGGGGCAGAAATTGCCGTCCGGTATGCCGAACTTGTCCGGATCGAAGCCATTTAA
- a CDS encoding alanine/glycine:cation symporter family protein: MDTFFDIIGKVSAWLWGPPLIIVLGATGLYLTVLLKFIQFRYPLYIFKQTVGSVFKKPKGEGTVTPLQALTSALSSTIGAANIVGVPAAIMFGGPGAVFWMWVIALIGMALKFSESVLAVRYREKNEKGEFVGGPMYYMTKGLNMRWLGVWFAFALMIELIPSVMVQGNAVASTVEETFNVDGLITGIIVALIVVLIVFGGIKRIGKVTEIFVPFMALIYVGSALVILFMNMDAVPEFFSLILSHAFQPMSAMGGFAGVAIAETIRWGFARGLYSNEAGLGTAPIAHAAAQTDHPVRQGLWAIVGIVIDTIIVCTATAFVVLSSGVWTAENALDDPSALTTEAFTNYFGEFGGILVTISLIFFVLSTIIVIVFYGAKQAEFLFGWKAAQGIKVVYTVAIVLGSIGAAKVIWQFLDLALAAILIPNIIAVLLLSKEVKRLTNEFFTSEEYYLKDTGKLKEKKIS; the protein is encoded by the coding sequence TTGGATACGTTTTTTGATATCATAGGTAAAGTTTCGGCGTGGTTATGGGGTCCACCATTGATCATTGTCCTGGGTGCAACCGGTTTGTACTTAACAGTTTTATTGAAATTTATACAATTTCGATATCCTCTTTACATTTTTAAGCAAACGGTTGGAAGTGTGTTTAAGAAGCCGAAGGGAGAAGGGACGGTCACTCCCCTCCAGGCGCTGACGTCCGCATTGTCGTCCACGATCGGGGCCGCGAATATCGTCGGTGTCCCGGCGGCGATCATGTTCGGTGGTCCCGGGGCCGTTTTCTGGATGTGGGTCATTGCCCTTATCGGGATGGCGCTTAAGTTCTCGGAGAGTGTGCTCGCGGTCCGCTATCGTGAGAAGAATGAAAAAGGTGAATTTGTCGGCGGTCCCATGTACTATATGACGAAAGGATTGAACATGAGGTGGCTTGGCGTCTGGTTCGCCTTTGCCCTTATGATCGAGCTGATCCCAAGCGTCATGGTACAGGGGAATGCTGTAGCTTCTACAGTGGAAGAAACGTTTAATGTAGATGGATTGATCACGGGTATCATCGTTGCGCTTATCGTCGTGCTGATTGTATTCGGCGGCATTAAACGGATCGGTAAGGTGACGGAAATCTTCGTTCCGTTCATGGCCCTGATTTATGTCGGGAGCGCCTTAGTCATTTTGTTTATGAATATGGATGCAGTACCTGAATTCTTCAGTTTGATTCTGTCACATGCCTTTCAACCCATGTCTGCAATGGGAGGGTTTGCCGGGGTAGCCATAGCAGAGACGATCCGCTGGGGATTTGCCCGGGGATTATACTCCAATGAGGCAGGGCTCGGAACGGCGCCGATTGCCCATGCAGCAGCCCAGACGGATCATCCTGTCAGGCAGGGGCTTTGGGCGATCGTTGGGATCGTGATCGACACGATCATTGTCTGTACAGCTACGGCTTTTGTCGTCTTATCCTCAGGGGTGTGGACGGCAGAAAATGCTTTGGATGATCCTTCAGCCCTGACAACAGAGGCATTTACGAACTATTTCGGAGAGTTTGGCGGAATCCTCGTCACGATTTCTTTGATTTTCTTCGTCCTGTCCACGATCATCGTCATCGTCTTTTATGGTGCCAAGCAGGCTGAATTCCTGTTCGGCTGGAAGGCGGCTCAGGGGATCAAAGTGGTTTATACCGTTGCCATCGTCCTTGGATCCATCGGGGCGGCCAAGGTCATCTGGCAGTTCCTTGATTTAGCATTGGCAGCCATCCTGATCCCGAATATCATCGCGGTCCTTCTACTAAGTAAAGAGGTTAAAAGACTCACGAACGAGTTCTTTACTTCCGAAGAGTACTATTTGAAGGACACTGGCAAATTAAAAGAAAAGAAAATATCTTAA
- a CDS encoding FAD-dependent oxidoreductase codes for MKTNVFISGGGIGGLTLGLKLARCNIDVTVVERLPGPGSVYKGELLQPKSLEIFDSLGVIDDVFQNGHSISDLELIELKRAKSKAEHSTMSYSILPTPYPFSLMIHHETLKDILRQKGEEYPSFHYRANTVCKKINGHTVTVEDRETKAETEIHSDFIIGAEGRSSVTRDYMEVDVKEKKYNHHFLTVTFPRPMEMVKGRIISTYQSFLGLFPLPDNEVRSVYLIPAGEYKTLRKKPISEFHKLYIEMCPDLDGYVNQIEDWKKIQLMVPLKYHAETYVRDHFALIGDAVHTVHPMAGEGMNMAIQDGSILGELLCDMYKEGKLNPANLEWYPKVRKKRVAHQMHLSHLSALVYSYPYRPVGWLRNKSLQRMERDSISHYKQMLNISGLGMWRETLYDRMIQGGMLPIRHDSLTDEEKSTTTFTENQDYPWKGKEALQ; via the coding sequence ATGAAGACGAACGTCTTTATAAGCGGTGGAGGCATTGGCGGCCTGACACTCGGGCTGAAACTCGCCCGGTGTAACATCGATGTCACCGTCGTAGAGCGGCTGCCTGGGCCGGGATCCGTCTACAAGGGTGAGCTACTCCAACCGAAGAGCCTGGAAATATTCGATTCCCTGGGAGTCATAGACGATGTCTTTCAAAACGGACACAGCATTTCCGATCTGGAACTGATTGAATTGAAACGGGCGAAATCCAAGGCTGAACATTCAACCATGAGCTACTCCATCCTTCCAACCCCGTATCCATTTTCCCTCATGATCCATCATGAAACCTTAAAGGACATTTTGCGGCAAAAGGGGGAAGAGTATCCATCCTTCCATTATCGGGCGAATACCGTCTGTAAAAAGATAAATGGTCATACCGTCACCGTCGAAGATCGGGAAACGAAGGCAGAAACGGAGATTCATAGTGACTTCATCATCGGTGCAGAGGGAAGGAGCTCAGTCACCCGTGACTATATGGAAGTGGATGTGAAGGAGAAAAAGTATAATCATCATTTCCTCACGGTCACATTCCCACGGCCAATGGAAATGGTGAAGGGGCGTATCATTTCTACATATCAATCATTTTTAGGATTATTTCCACTTCCGGACAATGAAGTGAGGTCGGTTTATCTTATCCCGGCAGGTGAATACAAAACACTCCGGAAAAAACCGATTTCAGAGTTTCATAAACTCTATATCGAAATGTGCCCGGATCTTGACGGGTATGTGAACCAGATAGAGGATTGGAAGAAAATCCAGCTCATGGTTCCATTGAAATATCATGCTGAGACCTATGTGAGAGATCATTTCGCCCTTATCGGAGACGCCGTCCATACGGTTCATCCCATGGCGGGGGAAGGGATGAATATGGCGATCCAGGATGGAAGCATCCTCGGTGAGCTATTATGTGACATGTATAAAGAGGGGAAATTGAATCCAGCCAATTTGGAATGGTATCCAAAGGTGAGGAAAAAGCGGGTCGCCCACCAAATGCACCTCAGTCACTTATCGGCCCTCGTCTATTCCTATCCTTACCGACCCGTCGGCTGGCTCCGGAATAAAAGCCTGCAGAGGATGGAGAGGGACTCGATATCCCACTACAAACAGATGCTGAACATCTCTGGCCTCGGCATGTGGAGGGAAACCCTATATGACCGGATGATCCAGGGGGGCATGCTCCCGATCAGACATGATTCATTAACAGACGAAGAAAAATCAACGACTACATTTACAGAAAATCAGGACTATCCCTGGAAAGGAAAGGAGGCATTACAATGA
- a CDS encoding IS3 family transposase (programmed frameshift) has protein sequence MAKFTQESKLKAAKRYLNELVSYRDLANQVGVDQSVLRYWVMLVRHHGDQAFTFPYTNYPSAFKLRVIQFITEKNCSIREASAIFHIPDPCMVRRWVKKWERAGEDAFGSLEMRPSTMTSNHKDKKIKDNSSNQTMEDMKKELEYLRMENAYLKKLKGLSSGRTITNEIKAKVVFELRNEFPVTKMIKVAKLPKSTYYHITKKLDQPDPDRKWKRRINFIYHKHLGRLGYRRITDVLQAKGHDINKKKVLRIMRELGLKCIVRMKKYKSYKGKVGKVAPNILNRNFRADKPNQKWVTDVTEFKLFGQKLYLSPILDLFNGEIITYTLQSRPTFDLVEKMLEKGLKHVNEGDELLIHSDQGWHYQMAQYRRTLKKHNITQSMSRKGNCYDNSVMENFFGIMKSEFLYLKEFDSIEHFKEELKEYMYYYNHLRIKSRLKRKSPVAYRVSTELAA, from the exons ATGGCCAAGTTTACTCAAGAATCTAAATTGAAAGCTGCTAAACGTTATCTTAATGAACTCGTTAGTTATCGAGATCTTGCCAATCAAGTGGGGGTTGATCAATCTGTTCTGCGCTATTGGGTGATGTTAGTTCGTCACCACGGGGACCAAGCCTTTACCTTTCCCTATACAAACTATCCTTCCGCCTTTAAACTGAGGGTAATTCAATTTATTACGGAGAAGAATTGCTCCATTCGAGAGGCATCAGCCATTTTTCATATCCCAGACCCCTGTATGGTTCGTAGGTGGGTCAAAAAGTGGGAAAGAGCTGGAGAAGATGCCTTCGGATCATTAGAAATGAGGCCTTCTACAATGACATCTAATCATAAAGATAAGAAGATCAAAGATAACTCTTCTAACCAAACGATGGAAGATATGAAAAAAGAACTGGAATACCTTCGTATGGAAAATGCGTATTTAAAAAAGCTAAAAG GCCTTAGTTCAGGAAGAACCATCACCAACGAAATCAAAGCGAAAGTAGTATTTGAACTAAGGAACGAATTCCCGGTGACTAAAATGATAAAAGTAGCTAAGCTGCCTAAAAGTACTTACTATCACATCACAAAAAAATTAGACCAACCAGATCCTGATCGCAAATGGAAAAGAAGGATCAATTTCATCTACCATAAACACTTAGGACGCCTTGGGTACCGTCGCATTACGGACGTTCTTCAAGCAAAAGGACACGATATAAATAAAAAGAAAGTCCTTCGAATCATGAGAGAATTGGGCCTTAAATGCATTGTGCGAATGAAAAAATATAAATCCTACAAAGGGAAAGTTGGAAAAGTAGCTCCCAACATCCTAAATCGTAATTTTAGAGCCGATAAACCTAATCAAAAATGGGTGACAGACGTAACGGAGTTCAAACTGTTCGGTCAAAAGCTCTATCTGTCCCCCATTCTAGACCTATTTAACGGAGAGATCATTACCTATACGCTCCAATCAAGGCCGACATTTGACTTGGTCGAGAAGATGTTAGAAAAAGGATTAAAACATGTAAATGAAGGCGATGAGCTCTTAATCCATTCAGATCAAGGGTGGCATTATCAAATGGCTCAGTACCGAAGGACACTGAAAAAACATAACATCACCCAAAGTATGTCTCGTAAAGGAAACTGTTACGACAACTCGGTCATGGAGAACTTTTTTGGGATAATGAAGTCTGAGTTCCTTTACTTAAAGGAATTTGATAGTATCGAGCACTTTAAAGAAGAACTGAAAGAATACATGTATTACTACAATCACCTGAGAATCAAATCAAGGTTAAAACGAAAAAGTCCGGTAGCTTATCGAGTAAGTACTGAATTAGCTGCTTAG
- a CDS encoding class I SAM-dependent methyltransferase: MIGEMVKVWRARTWMKKNVPFLYSWHAYVGYEMDLFDQFTKPASIQEVALSQNIEMDLLEQWVEVGITIKHLKRVEDEKVTTRNRWKLPTSKKDPHSSGILLKEMMELHIPALLSYPQLLRNQTKQHFNSDVHGSTVAKTSILLERFAFPKVQKAIKKYNVDSILDLGCGEGGYVKRIGERYPEKKMVGIEIHEAVAKAAEQSLQDFENIDIHCGDLHEYEPEQPFDMIMANNLFHYIDPSERLQFFEKASTWLGSEGLFFVLTPMQKSKHGKQFSSAFNSFFMTFQNLYPIPSQKEMETLAGKTHFKVESVEPIVKEGGWYAMTFRKNGSL, translated from the coding sequence ATGATTGGAGAAATGGTGAAGGTATGGCGGGCCCGTACCTGGATGAAAAAGAATGTCCCTTTCCTATACAGCTGGCACGCCTATGTGGGCTATGAAATGGACCTGTTCGATCAATTTACAAAGCCTGCTTCCATTCAGGAAGTGGCGCTCTCTCAAAATATCGAAATGGATCTCCTTGAACAATGGGTGGAGGTGGGAATCACCATCAAGCATCTGAAACGGGTGGAGGACGAGAAAGTCACGACAAGAAACAGATGGAAGCTGCCGACTTCCAAGAAAGATCCCCACTCGTCAGGGATCCTGCTGAAAGAAATGATGGAGCTGCATATCCCGGCCCTGTTGTCGTATCCTCAACTACTTCGGAATCAGACGAAACAGCACTTCAATTCGGATGTCCACGGCTCCACCGTAGCGAAAACATCGATTCTATTGGAACGATTCGCTTTTCCAAAGGTGCAGAAGGCGATTAAAAAATACAATGTGGACTCCATACTGGACTTGGGATGCGGTGAAGGAGGATATGTGAAAAGGATAGGGGAGCGTTATCCCGAAAAGAAAATGGTGGGGATCGAGATCCATGAAGCCGTCGCCAAAGCAGCGGAACAATCCCTGCAAGACTTTGAAAATATCGACATCCACTGTGGGGACCTGCATGAATATGAGCCGGAACAGCCCTTCGATATGATCATGGCCAATAATCTTTTTCACTATATCGACCCATCCGAACGTCTGCAATTCTTTGAAAAAGCATCTACATGGCTCGGGTCCGAAGGCTTGTTCTTCGTCTTGACACCGATGCAGAAATCCAAGCATGGAAAGCAATTCTCCAGTGCCTTCAACAGCTTCTTCATGACATTCCAGAACCTGTACCCGATTCCTTCCCAGAAGGAAATGGAGACACTGGCCGGGAAAACTCATTTCAAAGTCGAGTCCGTCGAACCGATCGTGAAAGAAGGCGGATGGTACGCGATGACTTTCAGGAAAAACGGATCCTTGTGA
- a CDS encoding carbohydrate kinase: MNEKEKLLLSFIEENPFMTQQELSERSGISRSAVAGYISNLVRQGKILGRAYVIPKRNGITCIGGANIDRKMQLLGEMIPETSNPATTEQTSGGVARNVAENLGRLGKSTNLITVVGEDTEGSWLMEQTKTFADVSGSQRLVNESTGAYSAVLDEKGELLFALADMNIYESVDIGFIERRWGLIASSEMVLLDTNFPEDVLKYIIRRCQSEGVPLAVIPVSAPKVKKLPPSLEGVSWFICNKGEAEMYLDMTIETEGDYFKAAKDLTMRGAERAVITRGDQGLIYYTTYKEATAILPPKVEVKDVTGAGDALVAGILFGYLKGSDTDGACRIGVICSSITLQSRHTVAPTLNESKLQQEFSLYY; encoded by the coding sequence GTGAACGAGAAGGAAAAGCTTTTATTGTCATTCATAGAAGAAAATCCGTTTATGACGCAGCAGGAATTATCTGAGAGAAGCGGGATTTCGCGATCGGCCGTAGCCGGTTATATTTCCAATCTGGTCAGACAGGGGAAGATTTTAGGTCGTGCGTATGTGATACCAAAGAGGAACGGGATCACATGCATAGGGGGAGCCAATATCGACCGGAAGATGCAGCTGCTGGGTGAGATGATCCCTGAGACATCCAATCCTGCGACAACGGAACAGACGAGTGGGGGTGTCGCGAGAAATGTTGCTGAGAATCTTGGGAGACTCGGGAAGTCTACCAATCTCATTACTGTTGTGGGGGAGGACACAGAAGGCAGCTGGCTCATGGAACAGACGAAAACCTTTGCTGATGTGTCCGGGTCCCAAAGGCTTGTAAATGAAAGTACAGGAGCTTACTCTGCCGTATTGGACGAAAAGGGTGAATTGTTATTTGCCTTGGCTGATATGAACATTTATGAAAGCGTTGACATTGGATTTATAGAAAGGCGGTGGGGCTTGATTGCCTCTTCAGAAATGGTGCTTCTCGATACGAATTTCCCTGAAGATGTGTTGAAGTACATCATACGAAGATGTCAATCCGAAGGGGTTCCCTTGGCGGTGATCCCTGTCTCGGCTCCAAAGGTGAAGAAACTCCCTCCTTCATTGGAAGGGGTCTCATGGTTCATTTGCAATAAAGGCGAAGCAGAGATGTATCTGGATATGACGATTGAAACCGAGGGGGATTATTTTAAAGCGGCGAAGGATCTGACAATGAGAGGCGCAGAGCGTGCTGTCATTACCCGTGGGGATCAGGGCCTGATTTATTACACTACATACAAAGAAGCAACGGCCATCCTGCCTCCGAAGGTTGAGGTGAAGGATGTGACCGGGGCGGGGGATGCCCTTGTAGCCGGCATATTATTTGGCTATTTAAAGGGATCCGATACGGACGGGGCGTGCAGGATCGGTGTGATTTGTTCGTCGATCACCCTTCAGTCGAGGCATACGGTGGCACCGACTCTTAACGAAAGCAAGCTTCAACAGGAATTCAGTCTCTATTATTAA
- the motB gene encoding flagellar motor protein MotB encodes MRRRKKKHDDEHMDESWLIPYADLLTLLLALFIVLYASSSVDAQKFKELSQVFSEIFTGGTGMMEYPSPVAPQQSSDQEQKQAASAGIDKEKEKELSKDELEKQAFMKDQEELKEIQKKINEYIKTNNLELQFITKLTDEGLLLTIRDNVLFDSGSATVQGSDQNVAQELSGLLEMNPPRNIIISGHTDNVPIRNAEFDSNWELSVMRAVNFMKIILDNPALDPQWFSAKGFGEFEPIADNGTAEGRGQNRRVEVLILPRVTE; translated from the coding sequence ATGAGGCGGCGTAAGAAGAAACATGACGACGAACATATGGACGAGTCCTGGCTCATTCCGTATGCTGACTTGCTCACCCTGTTGCTGGCCCTGTTTATCGTCTTGTACGCATCAAGCTCGGTGGACGCCCAGAAGTTCAAGGAACTCTCACAGGTATTCAGTGAAATCTTCACCGGAGGCACGGGGATGATGGAGTATCCAAGCCCCGTCGCCCCCCAGCAGTCAAGCGATCAAGAACAGAAGCAGGCTGCATCAGCCGGGATCGATAAGGAAAAAGAAAAGGAATTAAGTAAAGATGAGCTGGAGAAGCAGGCCTTCATGAAGGATCAGGAAGAGCTGAAGGAAATCCAGAAAAAAATAAACGAATACATTAAAACGAATAATCTGGAGCTTCAATTCATCACCAAGCTGACGGATGAAGGGCTTCTCCTCACGATTCGCGACAATGTTTTGTTCGACTCGGGGTCTGCCACGGTCCAGGGCAGTGACCAGAATGTTGCCCAGGAATTATCGGGCCTTCTCGAAATGAATCCGCCGCGAAACATCATCATCAGCGGCCATACAGATAATGTGCCCATCCGTAACGCGGAATTCGACTCGAACTGGGAACTCAGCGTCATGCGGGCGGTCAATTTCATGAAAATCATTTTAGACAATCCTGCTCTTGATCCCCAGTGGTTCAGCGCGAAAGGATTCGGTGAATTCGAACCGATCGCAGACAACGGAACAGCAGAGGGACGGGGACAGAACCGCCGGGTGGAAGTGTTGATATTACCGAGGGTGACAGAATAG
- a CDS encoding PAS domain-containing protein — translation MAQMHSNHALNVDSIPAPAAIIDVTQPSFIEQNEDWRGITLKEDNLLLKILEDDDYSIRLHHQYYGFKRKRIDESKELVMMIPVESGVLREDVNHSHSAIYEALIHNTPTCVCIIDKNGNVMEMNQSFQKLFQISDAILGESLCQQPPLQNGAFHSIVKDGLKGLNTTGEEVTFQMGTHRKITCNITISPANYKSDGTVDSVGIILHDITEKKKYENELMSLKVELENTLRLQKTITYKIKKSDQDFVIEMAAGELLNKLNLTPSKVIGKTIQEVFDSHHLGKIQPKLKRIWETGEELTYEDEYKELEYLASIVPVVQKGAVVEIIVSISDISLIKDIQRKLIESEQKYKSIVKYSPDNIYMVDTNGIIQEVNPAVKTQWNHISPHMIGTHFSEFIAEGSKETAIKKFEIALKGEASRFVTTFENGEGGKSHVAVTNIPIRVKNKVIGIYGFGQDITEKLQMEEELKEAKELLEAYFEHAGDGIALLDPEGKVLKVNQQFESMFGWTKDEITGREITFLHQDDQVVQFKQNLATVMAGKRIKDYETVRYRKDGSPVEIAFNMNPILNDGGRLIGISAIIRDLSEKKLNEDLLKKSEQLAMIGQLAAGVAHEIRNPLTTLKGFLQLMKENAEDDFYLGVIQGELDRIEIITNEFLALAKPRAVKFSLTSLTTLLTSSVEFIKMECLKQGVDVRFSVEEAEIYCDSHQMKQVILNVMKNALEAMPAGGLLNVQLEKVDGHGKISIQDNGSGIPPERMKHLGEPFYSTKEKGTGLGLMICQKIIKEHHGSLSIQSNVSEGTTVTILLPIANNH, via the coding sequence ATGGCTCAAATGCACTCTAACCATGCATTGAATGTAGATTCAATTCCAGCCCCGGCAGCAATAATCGATGTGACACAACCATCTTTTATAGAACAAAATGAAGATTGGAGGGGGATCACCCTCAAGGAAGACAATCTCCTCCTGAAAATTCTGGAGGATGACGATTATTCCATTCGCTTGCATCATCAATACTACGGATTTAAGAGGAAACGGATAGATGAGTCCAAAGAATTGGTCATGATGATCCCCGTGGAGTCCGGCGTTTTGCGCGAAGATGTAAATCATTCCCATTCGGCGATTTATGAAGCCCTTATCCACAATACGCCTACATGTGTTTGTATCATTGATAAAAACGGAAACGTAATGGAAATGAATCAGTCTTTCCAGAAGCTGTTTCAGATTTCTGATGCGATTCTGGGGGAGTCCCTCTGTCAGCAGCCGCCACTGCAGAATGGAGCCTTCCATTCCATTGTGAAAGATGGCTTGAAAGGCTTGAATACGACAGGGGAAGAAGTGACTTTCCAAATGGGTACGCACAGGAAGATCACCTGCAATATTACCATTTCCCCAGCTAATTATAAGAGTGACGGAACGGTGGATAGTGTGGGGATCATCCTCCATGACATCACGGAAAAGAAAAAGTATGAAAATGAATTGATGTCCTTAAAGGTGGAACTTGAAAATACCCTCCGCCTTCAAAAGACGATCACGTACAAGATAAAGAAAAGCGATCAGGATTTCGTCATTGAAATGGCGGCGGGGGAGCTATTGAATAAGCTGAACCTGACTCCTTCGAAAGTGATCGGGAAAACGATTCAGGAAGTATTCGATTCCCATCATCTGGGGAAGATCCAACCAAAGTTAAAGCGGATATGGGAAACGGGTGAAGAGCTGACCTATGAAGACGAATACAAGGAATTGGAGTATCTGGCTTCCATCGTCCCTGTAGTTCAAAAAGGTGCCGTAGTGGAAATCATCGTGTCGATATCAGACATTTCCCTGATCAAGGATATCCAGAGAAAGCTGATCGAAAGCGAACAGAAGTATAAATCAATCGTAAAATACAGTCCCGACAATATTTATATGGTCGATACTAACGGCATCATACAAGAAGTGAATCCAGCGGTGAAAACCCAGTGGAACCACATTTCACCCCATATGATCGGAACCCACTTCAGTGAGTTCATAGCAGAGGGCAGCAAGGAAACGGCCATCAAGAAATTTGAAATCGCCCTAAAAGGAGAAGCGTCAAGATTCGTGACCACCTTCGAAAATGGAGAAGGTGGCAAAAGCCATGTAGCCGTCACCAATATCCCGATCCGTGTAAAGAATAAGGTGATCGGGATCTACGGATTTGGACAGGACATCACGGAAAAACTGCAGATGGAAGAAGAACTGAAAGAAGCGAAAGAGCTTCTTGAAGCCTATTTCGAGCATGCAGGAGACGGGATCGCCCTTCTGGATCCCGAAGGGAAGGTCTTAAAAGTGAATCAACAGTTCGAATCGATGTTTGGATGGACGAAGGATGAAATCACAGGAAGGGAAATCACCTTTCTCCATCAGGACGATCAGGTCGTTCAGTTCAAACAAAACCTGGCCACGGTGATGGCCGGGAAGCGGATCAAAGACTATGAAACCGTCCGGTACCGGAAGGACGGCTCACCGGTCGAAATTGCGTTTAATATGAATCCGATTTTGAATGATGGGGGACGTTTGATCGGTATTTCTGCCATCATACGTGACTTATCCGAGAAGAAGCTTAATGAAGACCTGCTGAAGAAGTCAGAGCAGCTGGCGATGATCGGTCAGCTCGCAGCTGGCGTGGCTCACGAAATCAGGAATCCCCTGACGACTCTGAAAGGATTCCTCCAGCTCATGAAGGAAAATGCCGAGGATGACTTTTATCTTGGTGTCATCCAGGGAGAACTCGACCGGATCGAAATCATCACCAATGAGTTTCTGGCACTGGCTAAACCAAGGGCCGTCAAGTTTTCCCTGACATCCCTCACAACCCTTCTCACAAGTTCCGTTGAATTCATCAAGATGGAATGCCTGAAGCAGGGGGTCGATGTGAGGTTCTCTGTGGAAGAAGCCGAAATCTACTGTGATTCCCATCAAATGAAACAAGTCATCTTGAATGTGATGAAAAATGCCCTGGAAGCCATGCCTGCAGGCGGACTCCTGAATGTTCAGCTGGAAAAGGTGGATGGCCATGGGAAGATCTCGATACAGGACAACGGGAGCGGGATCCCTCCCGAGCGAATGAAGCATCTTGGTGAACCATTTTACAGCACGAAAGAAAAAGGGACCGGGCTAGGACTGATGATTTGTCAAAAGATCATCAAGGAGCATCACGGCTCACTATCCATTCAAAGCAACGTCAGTGAAGGGACAACCGTCACGATCCTTCTGCCGATTGCCAACAATCATTAG